One genomic segment of Pseudomonadota bacterium includes these proteins:
- the ggt gene encoding gamma-glutamyltransferase, with amino-acid sequence MIQSRWFVLALLCAQACHAASPAPVAAENGMVVTAQQHATRIGVEVLKRGGTAIDAAVAVGYALAVVYPAAGNLGGGGFMTVQFADGRKTFIDFREVAPLAATAHMYLDAQGNVIPDLSSRGYLAVGVPGTVSGLEYVREKYGTLPRAALIAPAIQLAEAGFVLDQGDVDILHEATGDFRKDAPSAAIFLAGNQPLEAGARLVQKDLARTLRNISRAGAAGFYRGETAAALLAASRAGKGILTQADFDAYRTRELPPIECDYRGFHIVSAPPPSSGGIALCEILNVLEGYPLADYGFGSARAVHFEIEAMRHAYVDRNNLLGDPAFVRNPVEQLLDKDYAKRIRASIDPGRAGNSGTLKPGIAASEGIHTTHYSIADRFGNAVAVTYTLNDWFGARVMPAGTGVLLNDEMDDFTSKPGVPNMYGLVQGEANKIEPGKRPLSSMTPTIVTREGKPWMIVGTPGGSRIITAVMLTIINVIDYGMDVQEAVAAPRIHQQWQPETTYVEARALSADTRRILTGMGHKLIEPQPENHVAAILIGAPALNAAPVGRNRFYGAVDPRRNTGLALGY; translated from the coding sequence ATGATTCAGTCGCGCTGGTTCGTCCTTGCCCTGCTCTGTGCCCAGGCCTGCCATGCCGCATCTCCGGCACCAGTTGCCGCGGAGAACGGCATGGTCGTCACCGCCCAGCAACACGCCACGCGCATCGGCGTCGAGGTGCTCAAACGCGGCGGCACGGCGATCGACGCGGCGGTGGCGGTCGGTTACGCGCTGGCCGTGGTGTATCCGGCGGCCGGCAATCTCGGCGGCGGTGGTTTCATGACGGTGCAGTTCGCCGACGGCCGCAAGACATTCATCGATTTCCGCGAAGTCGCGCCGCTCGCCGCCACCGCTCACATGTATCTCGACGCGCAGGGCAACGTCATCCCCGATCTGAGCTCGCGTGGTTATCTCGCGGTGGGTGTTCCCGGAACGGTGTCGGGCCTCGAGTACGTGCGCGAGAAATACGGCACGTTGCCGCGCGCCGCGTTGATCGCCCCGGCGATCCAGCTTGCCGAGGCGGGCTTCGTGCTCGACCAGGGCGATGTCGACATCCTTCACGAAGCGACCGGCGATTTCCGCAAGGACGCGCCGAGCGCCGCGATCTTCCTCGCCGGCAACCAGCCGCTGGAGGCCGGCGCGAGGCTCGTGCAGAAAGACCTGGCGCGCACCTTGCGCAACATCAGCCGAGCGGGTGCGGCCGGCTTCTATCGAGGCGAGACCGCGGCGGCCCTGCTGGCAGCAAGCCGCGCGGGCAAAGGCATTCTCACGCAGGCGGACTTCGATGCGTACCGGACGCGCGAGCTGCCGCCGATCGAATGCGACTACCGCGGCTTTCACATCGTCTCCGCGCCGCCGCCCTCCTCGGGCGGAATCGCCTTGTGCGAAATCCTCAATGTGCTCGAGGGTTACCCGCTCGCCGACTATGGCTTCGGCTCCGCGCGCGCGGTGCATTTCGAAATCGAGGCGATGCGTCACGCCTACGTCGACCGCAACAACTTGTTAGGGGACCCGGCGTTCGTGCGTAATCCCGTCGAACAGCTGCTCGACAAGGACTATGCGAAACGGATCCGCGCCAGCATCGACCCCGGGCGCGCGGGCAACTCCGGCACGCTGAAACCCGGCATCGCCGCCAGCGAAGGCATTCACACCACGCACTACTCCATCGCCGATCGCTTCGGCAACGCGGTGGCCGTCACGTACACGCTGAACGACTGGTTCGGCGCGCGCGTCATGCCCGCGGGCACCGGTGTCCTGCTCAATGACGAGATGGACGATTTCACGTCGAAACCCGGCGTGCCCAACATGTACGGGCTGGTGCAGGGCGAAGCCAACAAGATCGAGCCCGGCAAGCGGCCGCTGAGCTCGATGACGCCGACCATCGTCACGCGCGAGGGAAAGCCGTGGATGATCGTCGGCACGCCGGGCGGCAGCCGCATCATCACCGCCGTGATGCTCACGATCATCAACGTGATCGACTACGGCATGGATGTGCAGGAAGCCGTGGCGGCGCCGCGTATCCACCAGCAATGGCAGCCCGAAACGACCTACGTCGAAGCGCGCGCGTTGAGCGCCGATACACGGCGCATCCTCACCGGCATGGGACACAAGCTGATCGAGCCGCAGCCGGAGAACCATGTCGCGGCCATCCTCATCGGCGCGCCGGCGTTGAACGCCGCGCCGGTGGGCCGCAATCGGTTCTACGGCGCCGTCGATCCGCGCCGCAATACCGGGCTCGCGCTGGGTTATTAG
- a CDS encoding efflux RND transporter permease subunit, whose amino-acid sequence MSRFFIDRPIFAWVIAIIIMITGVLAVFTLPIRQYPAIAPPQIGIQLNYAGASAQTVQDTVVQVIEQQMNGIDNLDYINAESNADGSAVMTLTFAQGTVPDTAQVQVQNKLQLALPLLPQEVQQAGIRVNKPARNFLIVLGFISNDGSMSNEDLTDYVASNLQDPLNRTKGVGDVTIFGSQYAMRIWVDPAKLNNFGLTTGDVVAAIRAQNVQVSVGALGGLPATAGQAINASIIGPTRFSTPEEFRDILLRVNPDGSQVRVGDVARVSLNAESYTRDTKYNGKPAAGVAIRLAIGQNALDTVKGIHETLDRLAPFFPRSFEVVYPLDTTPFVRTSIKEVVKTLFEAVVLVFLVMYLFLQNARATLIPTIAVPVVLLGTFGILAAFGFSINTLTMFGMALSIGLLVDDAIVVVENVERVMAEEGLPPREATRKSMDQITGALVAIALVLAAVFVPMAFFGGSIGVIYRQFSITLVSAMSLSVLVALVLTPALCATILKPLPPSGHVEHKGFFKWFNNRFDAGRNQHERGLAAMLRRPGRSMLVYLGMVLVVALLFGRIPTSFLPQEDPGFMYGQVQTPPGASKERTQAVLDQAQEYLSTQEKDSVEGVLTVAGFNFAGTGQNSGLLFIKLRDWDERTDSSQQVGAILARANKYFSSIKEGNVIAVPPPAVLELGNTAGFDMMLQDRGGLGHDAFLAARNQLLGEAAKNPLLAGVRPNGVEDAPQFKLQIDREKASALGVSITDINQTLQTGWASTYVNDFIDRGRVKRVYVQGDPQSRMQPEDMNRWYVRNKDGGMVPFSAFGTGEWTYGPQKLVRFNGVPAYQIQGAPAPGRSSGEAMDAMEAIVAKLPAGTGFEWNGLSYEEKKSGSQAPLLYALSLAIVFLCLAALYESWSIPATVLLVVPLGVLGAVIATLARSLTNDAYFQVGLLVTIGLAAKSAILIVEFAKENFDRGMGLVDSVMHATKQRLRPILMTSLAFMFGVLPLAIASGAGSGAQHAVGTGVIGGMLASTFLAVFFVPVFFVVILRRFKVKPVTMKVEEATADLPFSDSDRAGAT is encoded by the coding sequence CTGTCGCGTTTCTTCATCGACCGTCCGATCTTCGCCTGGGTCATCGCGATCATCATCATGATCACCGGTGTGCTCGCGGTGTTCACGTTGCCCATCCGGCAGTACCCGGCCATCGCTCCGCCGCAGATCGGCATCCAGCTGAACTACGCCGGTGCTTCGGCGCAGACCGTGCAGGACACGGTGGTGCAGGTCATCGAGCAGCAGATGAACGGCATCGACAACCTCGACTACATCAACGCCGAGAGCAACGCCGACGGCTCGGCGGTCATGACGCTGACGTTCGCGCAGGGCACGGTGCCCGACACCGCGCAGGTGCAGGTGCAGAACAAGCTGCAGCTGGCGCTGCCGCTGCTGCCGCAGGAAGTCCAGCAGGCCGGCATCCGCGTGAACAAACCGGCGCGCAACTTCCTCATCGTGCTCGGGTTCATTTCGAACGACGGCAGCATGTCGAACGAGGATCTGACCGACTACGTCGCGAGCAACCTGCAGGACCCGCTCAACCGCACCAAGGGCGTGGGCGACGTGACGATCTTCGGCTCGCAGTACGCGATGCGCATCTGGGTGGACCCCGCCAAGCTCAACAATTTCGGCCTCACCACCGGCGACGTGGTCGCGGCGATCCGCGCGCAGAACGTGCAGGTCTCGGTCGGCGCACTCGGCGGCCTGCCGGCGACGGCGGGGCAGGCGATCAACGCCAGCATCATCGGCCCGACGCGTTTCTCCACGCCCGAAGAATTCCGCGACATCCTGCTGCGCGTGAATCCGGACGGATCGCAGGTGCGCGTCGGCGACGTGGCGCGCGTCTCGCTCAACGCCGAGAGTTACACCCGCGATACCAAGTACAACGGAAAACCCGCCGCCGGTGTCGCCATCCGCCTCGCGATCGGGCAGAACGCGCTCGACACCGTCAAGGGCATCCACGAGACGCTCGACCGCCTGGCGCCGTTCTTCCCGCGCAGCTTCGAGGTGGTCTATCCACTGGACACGACGCCGTTCGTGCGCACCTCGATCAAGGAAGTGGTCAAGACGCTGTTCGAAGCGGTGGTGCTGGTCTTCCTCGTGATGTACCTGTTCCTGCAGAACGCGCGCGCCACGCTGATTCCGACCATCGCGGTGCCCGTGGTGCTGCTCGGTACGTTCGGCATCCTCGCGGCGTTCGGCTTCTCCATCAACACGCTGACGATGTTCGGCATGGCGCTTTCCATTGGCCTGCTGGTCGACGACGCCATCGTGGTCGTGGAAAACGTCGAACGCGTGATGGCGGAGGAAGGCCTGCCGCCGCGCGAGGCGACGCGCAAATCCATGGACCAGATCACGGGCGCGCTGGTCGCCATCGCGCTGGTGCTCGCCGCGGTGTTCGTGCCGATGGCGTTCTTCGGCGGTTCCATCGGCGTCATCTACCGGCAGTTCTCGATCACGCTGGTGTCGGCCATGAGCCTGTCGGTGCTGGTGGCGCTGGTGCTGACCCCGGCGCTGTGCGCCACCATCCTGAAGCCGCTGCCGCCGTCGGGTCACGTCGAGCACAAGGGCTTCTTCAAGTGGTTCAACAACCGCTTCGATGCCGGACGCAACCAGCACGAACGCGGCCTCGCCGCGATGCTGCGCCGCCCGGGCCGTTCGATGCTGGTGTATCTCGGCATGGTGCTCGTGGTCGCGCTGCTGTTCGGCAGGATCCCGACCTCGTTCCTGCCGCAGGAAGATCCCGGCTTCATGTACGGCCAGGTGCAGACGCCACCCGGCGCCTCGAAAGAGCGCACCCAGGCAGTGCTCGACCAGGCGCAGGAGTATCTATCTACCCAGGAGAAGGATTCGGTCGAGGGCGTGTTGACGGTGGCGGGATTCAACTTCGCCGGCACCGGCCAGAACTCCGGCCTGCTCTTCATCAAGCTGCGCGACTGGGACGAGCGCACCGACAGCTCACAGCAGGTCGGCGCCATCCTCGCGCGCGCGAACAAGTACTTTTCCAGCATCAAGGAAGGCAACGTGATCGCGGTGCCGCCACCGGCGGTGCTCGAGCTCGGCAACACCGCCGGCTTCGACATGATGCTGCAGGACCGCGGCGGCCTCGGCCACGACGCCTTCCTCGCCGCGCGCAATCAGTTGCTGGGCGAGGCCGCCAAGAATCCGCTGCTCGCCGGCGTGCGCCCGAACGGCGTCGAGGACGCACCGCAGTTCAAGCTGCAGATCGACCGCGAGAAGGCGAGCGCGCTCGGCGTATCGATCACCGACATCAACCAGACGCTGCAGACCGGCTGGGCGTCCACCTACGTCAACGACTTCATCGATCGCGGCCGCGTCAAACGCGTGTACGTGCAGGGCGACCCACAGTCGCGCATGCAGCCCGAGGACATGAACCGCTGGTACGTGCGCAACAAGGACGGCGGCATGGTGCCGTTCTCCGCGTTCGGCACGGGTGAATGGACCTACGGTCCGCAGAAACTCGTGCGCTTCAACGGCGTGCCCGCATACCAGATCCAGGGCGCGCCCGCGCCGGGCCGCAGCTCGGGTGAGGCCATGGACGCGATGGAAGCCATCGTCGCCAAACTACCGGCGGGCACCGGCTTTGAATGGAACGGGCTGTCGTACGAGGAAAAGAAATCCGGCTCGCAGGCGCCGCTGCTGTATGCGTTGTCGCTCGCCATCGTGTTCCTGTGCCTCGCGGCGTTGTACGAAAGCTGGTCGATTCCGGCCACGGTGCTCCTGGTGGTGCCGCTCGGCGTGCTCGGCGCGGTCATCGCCACGCTGGCGCGCAGCCTCACCAACGACGCCTATTTCCAGGTCGGCCTGCTCGTCACCATCGGCCTTGCGGCCAAGAGCGCGATCCTGATCGTGGAATTCGCCAAGGAGAATTTCGACCGTGGCATGGGCCTGGTCGATTCGGTGATGCACGCCACCAAGCAGCGCCTGCGGCCCATCCTCATGACCTCGCTGGCGTTCATGTTCGGCGTGTTGCCGTTGGCCATCGCCAGCGGCGCCGGATCCGGCGCGCAGCACGCGGTCGGCACGGGCGTCATCGGCGGCATGCTCGCGTCGACCTTCCTGGCGGTGTTCTTCGTGCCGGTGTTCTTCGTGGTGATCCTGCGCAGGTTCAAGGTGAAACCCGTGACCATGAAAGTCGAGGAGGCGACCGCGGACTTGCCGTTCTCGGATTCGGACCGGGCGGGTGCGACGTGA
- a CDS encoding putative 2OG-Fe(II) oxygenase — MSAAPKPEVIGLFPTPFLRAPRILGAALVEGLVQHFSKTVDRANSSSPNLSHTALLKPGDSPLLVEAAAVLTPLLPQFGALLFGEQLGWALKEMWVNVLDTGGRQAMHNHANSFISGVVYLTATHPDARTVFMKSPGGTDFTFKNDHASVATGTYNADKWISPPPEPGDVVLFPSYLMHAVPVNPGARRITLAFNAIPTHLDSWGYRISFSG, encoded by the coding sequence ATGTCCGCGGCGCCAAAACCAGAAGTCATCGGACTGTTCCCCACGCCGTTCCTGCGGGCGCCGCGGATACTCGGCGCCGCCCTGGTCGAAGGCCTGGTCCAGCATTTCAGCAAGACGGTCGATCGTGCGAACAGCTCGTCGCCGAACCTCTCGCACACCGCCCTGCTCAAGCCCGGCGATTCGCCGTTGCTGGTGGAGGCCGCGGCGGTGCTCACGCCGTTGCTGCCGCAGTTCGGCGCGCTGCTGTTCGGCGAACAGCTCGGCTGGGCGCTGAAGGAGATGTGGGTCAACGTGCTCGACACCGGCGGCCGCCAGGCGATGCACAACCACGCCAACAGTTTCATCTCGGGCGTCGTCTATCTGACGGCCACCCATCCGGATGCACGCACCGTGTTCATGAAATCTCCGGGCGGCACCGACTTCACCTTCAAGAACGATCACGCCAGCGTGGCAACCGGCACCTACAACGCCGACAAGTGGATCAGCCCGCCGCCGGAACCCGGCGATGTGGTGTTGTTCCCTAGCTACTTGATGCACGCGGTGCCGGTGAACCCGGGCGCGCGGCGCATCACCCTGGCGTTCAACGCGATCCCGACACACCTCGATTCCTGGGGCTATCGCATCTCCTTCAGCGGGTGA
- a CDS encoding efflux RND transporter periplasmic adaptor subunit: MLKSNKKPALAGLLVAAALLAACAKDAGGPPPPPEVTVITLQPRAISITDQLPGRTTAFRVAEVRPQVTGIVKKRLFTEGGEVQAGQQLYQIDPGSYRATLNSAEAALQRAEAQAVSARLLQERYGPLIAANAVSKQENDDAIAARARAEADVAAARAQVENARINVVYTQVLSPITGRIGRALVTEGALVTSEQPSPLATVQQLDPIYVDITQSSTEMLRLQRQLASGELVKTEDNQAEVGLTLEDGTAYAQRGKLKVSEVSVDPGTGSVVLRAVFPNPKRELLPGMFVRAQLTRGTRSAALLVPQRGVTRNPKGDATVLVVDKEDKVAEKVVIADRAINGEWLITAGLEAGERVIVDGLQKAKPGSQVKPIPAGEANATLQAETPAEVVKR; this comes from the coding sequence ATGCTGAAAAGCAATAAGAAGCCGGCGCTGGCCGGGTTGTTGGTGGCCGCGGCATTACTCGCCGCCTGCGCGAAGGATGCGGGCGGTCCGCCACCGCCGCCGGAAGTCACCGTCATCACGCTGCAGCCGCGCGCCATCTCGATCACCGATCAATTGCCGGGCCGCACCACCGCGTTCCGCGTCGCCGAAGTACGTCCGCAGGTCACGGGCATCGTGAAGAAGCGCCTGTTCACCGAAGGTGGCGAAGTGCAGGCGGGGCAGCAGCTCTACCAGATCGATCCGGGCAGTTATCGCGCCACGCTCAATTCCGCGGAAGCGGCCTTGCAACGTGCCGAAGCGCAGGCCGTGAGTGCCCGGCTGCTGCAGGAGCGTTATGGACCGCTGATCGCCGCGAACGCGGTTTCCAAGCAGGAGAACGACGACGCCATCGCCGCGCGGGCGCGCGCCGAAGCGGACGTGGCTGCGGCCCGGGCGCAGGTCGAAAATGCGCGCATCAACGTCGTCTATACGCAGGTGCTGTCGCCCATCACGGGCCGCATCGGGCGCGCGCTCGTGACCGAAGGCGCGCTGGTCACCTCCGAGCAGCCGAGCCCGCTCGCGACCGTGCAGCAGCTCGACCCTATCTACGTGGACATCACGCAGTCGAGCACCGAGATGCTGCGCCTGCAGCGCCAGCTGGCGAGCGGCGAGCTGGTCAAGACCGAAGACAACCAGGCTGAAGTCGGGCTGACGCTCGAAGACGGCACGGCCTACGCCCAGCGCGGCAAACTCAAGGTGTCCGAAGTCTCGGTAGACCCGGGCACCGGTTCCGTCGTGCTGCGCGCGGTGTTCCCGAATCCGAAGCGAGAGCTGCTGCCCGGCATGTTCGTGCGCGCGCAGCTGACGCGCGGTACACGTTCGGCCGCGCTGCTGGTGCCGCAGCGCGGCGTCACGCGCAACCCGAAAGGTGATGCCACCGTGCTCGTGGTCGACAAGGAAGACAAGGTCGCGGAGAAAGTCGTGATTGCCGATCGCGCCATCAACGGCGAATGGCTGATCACCGCCGGACTCGAAGCCGGCGAACGCGTGATCGTCGACGGCCTGCAGAAGGCCAAGCCCGGTTCGCAGGTCAAGCCGATCCCGGCGGGCGAGGCGAACGCGACCCTGCAGGCGGAAACGCCCGCCGAAGTCGTGAAGCGCTGA
- a CDS encoding fused MFS/spermidine synthase gives MNPAAGRALLLMMASGFAALGYQIIWTHQAVLWLGAEAAAVLAVVAAFFGGLALGSLALGPRIDASSRPVCWYAACEAVIGLWGVALVFLMAPVAGLLFTLLGTQPGALWHWSVVFCGTFLLLLPATAAMGATMPAMERILARLPSRAAPLALLYAGNTAGAVIGVLAAAFFLVPRFGLTASAAVCVSINFACAMAAVWVFGARQALQPPAAARAADTHSQLAVLTLTGFLGIGYEVLVVRVLSQIAENTVYTFALLLAVYLIGSTAGAAAYSRWGARLPQARDRLLQGLSVACLLGIVALANAAAIKSAAHAAFGPGMGAALGVEVLLAASALLLPTILMGALFSHLASAARADGVSFGRALGVNTLGAALAPLIFGVLLLPRIGSTWTLLMLAFGYLLPVARRAWRSAPQWGAVAAAAGLAAWSPSLALIEIPAGGRLVHYAEGVSAAVSVVEDADGVATLHINNRQQEGSSATLFADARQGLLPILLHPAPRRALFLGLGTGLTAKSASEAAGLDVDAVELLPEVIAASGYFAASEPQHPRLHLFAADARRFVRAAPGRYDVIVADNYHPARSGSGTLYTTEHFAAVRAHLAPGGLFCQWLPLHQLDLDTLRSIVRTFHGVYPRSWAMLATNSLETPVLGLIARRDAERFELAEIDTRLASVHLPQPLARFGIDDDFALLGGFVAGPDALARFAGDAPLNTDDHPVVSYRAPRITYAPDSAPRDRLLELIHAVAISPSELLAHEPAAHGRRLSAYWSARDRYLEAGRDVRPTSRLHEMLAQVQAPLLAVLRISPDFRPAYDPLVRMAAQLAQSDANGARALLVQLAEIQPARPEARDALHALAEAPQTR, from the coding sequence GTGAACCCCGCGGCCGGCCGCGCGCTCCTGCTCATGATGGCTTCCGGGTTCGCCGCGCTCGGCTACCAGATCATCTGGACACACCAAGCCGTGTTGTGGCTCGGCGCGGAAGCCGCGGCGGTGCTGGCGGTGGTCGCCGCCTTCTTCGGCGGCCTGGCTCTCGGCAGTCTCGCGCTGGGCCCGCGCATCGACGCCAGCTCGCGCCCCGTGTGCTGGTACGCGGCGTGCGAGGCAGTGATCGGCCTGTGGGGCGTGGCGCTGGTTTTTCTCATGGCGCCCGTGGCGGGCTTGCTGTTCACCCTGCTCGGCACGCAACCCGGCGCGTTGTGGCACTGGTCGGTGGTGTTCTGCGGCACTTTCCTGCTGCTGCTGCCGGCGACGGCCGCGATGGGCGCAACGATGCCCGCCATGGAGCGCATCCTCGCGCGGCTGCCGTCGCGCGCTGCGCCGCTCGCCCTGCTCTACGCGGGCAATACCGCGGGCGCGGTGATAGGCGTGCTCGCCGCCGCATTTTTTCTCGTGCCGCGGTTCGGCCTCACGGCTTCAGCCGCGGTTTGCGTGTCGATCAACTTCGCATGCGCCATGGCGGCTGTTTGGGTGTTCGGCGCGCGGCAAGCCTTGCAGCCGCCTGCCGCCGCTCGCGCCGCAGACACACATTCCCAACTCGCCGTACTGACGCTGACAGGATTTCTCGGCATCGGCTACGAAGTGCTGGTAGTTCGTGTGCTGAGCCAGATCGCCGAGAACACGGTGTACACCTTCGCGCTGCTGCTCGCCGTGTACCTGATCGGCAGCACCGCCGGCGCGGCGGCCTACAGCCGGTGGGGCGCGCGTTTGCCGCAGGCGCGCGACCGCCTCCTGCAGGGGCTGTCAGTGGCGTGCCTGCTCGGCATCGTCGCGCTGGCCAATGCGGCCGCGATCAAGTCGGCGGCCCATGCGGCATTCGGGCCCGGCATGGGCGCCGCGCTCGGCGTCGAAGTATTACTCGCGGCCAGCGCGCTGCTGCTGCCGACGATTCTCATGGGCGCGCTGTTCAGCCACCTGGCAAGCGCCGCGCGCGCGGACGGCGTCTCCTTCGGCCGCGCGCTCGGGGTGAACACGCTCGGCGCCGCGCTCGCGCCGCTGATTTTCGGCGTGCTGCTGCTGCCGCGTATCGGCTCCACCTGGACGCTGCTGATGCTGGCGTTCGGCTATCTACTGCCGGTGGCGCGGCGAGCGTGGCGTTCGGCTCCGCAGTGGGGCGCCGTGGCCGCGGCCGCGGGTTTGGCCGCGTGGAGCCCGTCGCTGGCGCTCATCGAGATTCCCGCGGGCGGACGACTGGTCCACTACGCCGAAGGCGTGAGCGCGGCGGTCAGCGTCGTGGAAGACGCCGACGGCGTGGCGACGTTGCACATCAACAACCGCCAGCAGGAAGGCAGCAGCGCAACCCTGTTTGCCGACGCGCGCCAGGGGTTGTTGCCGATCCTGTTGCACCCGGCGCCGCGGCGCGCACTGTTTCTCGGGCTCGGCACCGGGCTCACCGCGAAGTCCGCCAGCGAAGCGGCTGGCCTCGACGTTGATGCGGTCGAACTGTTGCCCGAGGTGATCGCGGCGTCCGGCTACTTCGCCGCGAGCGAGCCGCAACATCCGCGCCTGCACCTGTTCGCCGCGGACGCGCGCCGCTTCGTGCGCGCCGCACCCGGGCGGTACGACGTGATCGTGGCGGACAACTACCATCCGGCGCGCAGCGGATCGGGCACCTTGTACACCACCGAACACTTCGCGGCGGTGCGCGCGCATCTGGCGCCGGGCGGGTTGTTCTGCCAGTGGCTGCCGTTGCACCAGCTCGATCTCGACACCTTGCGCAGCATCGTGCGGACCTTTCACGGCGTCTATCCACGCAGCTGGGCGATGCTCGCGACCAACAGCCTCGAGACGCCGGTACTCGGGCTCATCGCGCGCCGCGACGCTGAGCGGTTCGAACTCGCCGAGATCGACACGCGCCTCGCCAGCGTTCACCTGCCGCAACCCCTCGCGCGGTTCGGCATCGACGACGATTTCGCGCTGCTGGGCGGATTCGTCGCCGGGCCCGACGCGCTGGCGCGCTTCGCGGGCGACGCGCCGCTGAATACCGACGATCACCCGGTGGTGAGTTACCGCGCGCCGCGTATCACCTACGCGCCCGACTCCGCGCCGCGCGACCGGTTGCTGGAGCTGATTCACGCCGTCGCGATCTCACCCAGCGAACTGCTGGCTCACGAACCCGCCGCGCACGGACGCCGGTTGTCCGCGTACTGGAGCGCGCGCGACCGCTATCTAGAAGCCGGTCGCGACGTGCGGCCGACGTCCCGGCTGCACGAGATGCTCGCGCAGGTGCAGGCGCCGCTGCTCGCGGTGCTGCGGATCAGTCCCGATTTCCGGCCCGCGTACGATCCGTTGGTTCGCATGGCGGCGCAGCTGGCGCAGAGCGATGCGAATGGCGCGCGCGCACTGCTGGTGCAATTGGCGGAGATTCAGCCGGCGCGCCCGGAAGCGCGCGATGCCCTGCACGCGCTGGCGGAGGCGCCGCAGACGCGTTGA
- a CDS encoding efflux transporter outer membrane subunit: MNLLRNIVVLSVAALFSACTLAPRYHQPASPVPAEYEAAAVPAAETAAVPAADIGWHEFFPDPELQDLLQRALANNRDLRIATLNVEAARAQYRIQRADLVPSIEAQGTANNQRTPASVSPTGESELTRTYSAGLGVPAFELDLFGRVRSLRRAALEDYFALEENRTAAQLLLVSEVANAWLTLIADRELLRLAEGTRDSQRKSFDLTKLRFDSGVSSEIDLHRSEITWRQAEVDIAAQTRRVAQDRNALALLVGEPLAGETGGGAHAFEAQTFSKALPAGLPAELLVRRPDVRAAEHALKAANADIGAARAAFFPSIELTGFYGNASDDLSALFQTGHTSWSFVPQVRLPIFSGGANLATLNLTNVRKRIEIARYEQSIQVAFREVADALIARSTLEEQVRAQEALTSATENSYRLADVRYRGGVDSYLGALIAQRDLYSAQRALIETRLAEASNRVQLYQALGGGWKD; the protein is encoded by the coding sequence ATGAATCTCTTGCGCAATATTGTCGTGTTGTCGGTGGCTGCGCTCTTCAGCGCCTGCACACTCGCGCCGCGGTATCACCAGCCGGCATCGCCGGTGCCGGCGGAGTACGAAGCTGCGGCGGTGCCCGCTGCCGAAACGGCCGCAGTGCCCGCCGCGGACATCGGCTGGCACGAGTTCTTCCCCGATCCCGAGTTGCAGGATCTGCTCCAACGCGCGCTCGCCAACAACCGCGATCTGCGCATCGCCACGCTGAATGTGGAAGCGGCGCGCGCGCAGTACCGCATCCAGCGCGCGGACCTGGTGCCGTCCATCGAGGCGCAGGGCACGGCCAACAACCAGCGCACGCCGGCGTCGGTATCACCCACCGGTGAGAGTGAGCTCACGCGCACGTATTCCGCGGGCCTCGGCGTGCCGGCGTTCGAGCTCGATCTGTTCGGGCGTGTGCGCAGCCTGCGGCGTGCGGCGCTCGAGGATTATTTCGCGCTCGAGGAGAACCGCACCGCGGCCCAGTTGCTGCTGGTCTCGGAAGTCGCCAACGCCTGGCTGACGCTGATCGCGGACCGCGAACTGCTGCGGCTCGCCGAAGGCACGCGCGACAGCCAGCGCAAGTCATTCGACCTGACGAAGCTGCGTTTCGATTCCGGCGTGTCGAGCGAGATCGATCTGCATCGGTCCGAGATCACCTGGCGGCAGGCCGAGGTCGACATCGCCGCGCAAACCCGGCGTGTGGCGCAGGATCGCAATGCGCTGGCCCTGCTGGTCGGCGAGCCGCTTGCGGGAGAGACCGGCGGCGGAGCCCACGCCTTCGAGGCGCAGACATTCAGCAAGGCGCTGCCCGCCGGGCTGCCCGCGGAGTTGCTGGTTCGCCGGCCCGACGTGCGCGCCGCCGAACACGCGCTCAAGGCCGCCAATGCGGACATCGGCGCGGCGCGCGCGGCATTCTTCCCGAGCATCGAGCTCACCGGCTTCTACGGCAACGCCAGCGACGACCTGTCGGCATTGTTCCAGACGGGACACACGAGCTGGAGTTTCGTGCCGCAGGTGCGGCTGCCTATCTTCTCGGGCGGCGCCAATCTCGCGACGCTGAATCTCACCAACGTGCGCAAGCGCATCGAGATCGCGCGTTACGAGCAGTCGATCCAGGTGGCGTTCCGCGAGGTGGCGGACGCGCTGATCGCGCGCAGCACGCTCGAAGAGCAGGTGCGGGCGCAGGAAGCGTTGACCAGTGCCACGGAGAACAGCTACCGGCTGGCGGATGTGCGTTACCGCGGCGGAGTGGATAGTTACCTCGGCGCATTGATCGCGCAGCGCGACCTGTATTCCGCGCAGCGCGCGCTGATCGAGACGCGCCTCGCCGAAGCCAGCAACCGCGTGCAGCTGTACCAGGCCCTGGGCGGCGGCTGGAAGGACTGA